One Elephas maximus indicus isolate mEleMax1 chromosome X, mEleMax1 primary haplotype, whole genome shotgun sequence DNA segment encodes these proteins:
- the RAB33A gene encoding ras-related protein Rab-33A — MAQPILGHGSLRPASAAGLAALELDSSLDQYVQIRIFKIIVIGDSNVGKTCLTFRFCGGTFPDKTEATIGVDFREKTVEIEGEKIKVQVWDTAGQERFRKSMVEHYYRNVHAVVFVYDVTKMTSFTNLKMWIQECNGHAVPPLVPKVLVGNKCDLREQIQVPSNLALKFADAHNMLLFETSAKDPNESQNVESIFMCLACRLKAQKSLLYRDAERQQGKVQKLEFPQEANSKTSCPC, encoded by the exons ATGGCGCAGCCCATCCTGGGCCACGGGAGCCTGCGACCCGCCTCGGCCGCTGGCCTGGCCGCCCTGGAGCTCGACTCGTCGCTGGACCAGTACGTGCAGATTCGCATCTTCAAAATCATCGTGATTGGGGACTCCAACGTGGGCAAGACCTGCCTGACCTTCCGCTTCTGCGGGGGCACCTTCCCGGACAAGACTGAAGCCACAATCGGCGTGGACTTCAGGGAGAAGACAGTGGAAATAGAGGGCGAGAAGATCAAG GTTCAGGTGTGGGACACGGCGGGTCAGGAACGCTTCCGCAAGAGCATGGTAGAACATTACTACCGCAATGTGCATGCAGTGGTCTTTGTTTATGATGTCACCAAGATGACATCCTTCACCAACCTCAAAATGTGGATCCAAGAATGTAATGGGCATGCTGTGCCCCCACTAGTCCCGAAAGTTCTTGTGGGCAACAAGTGTGACTTGAGGGAACAGATCCAGGTACCATCCAACCTAGCCCTGAAATTTGCTGATGCCCACAACATGCTCTTGTTTGAGACATCAGCCAAGGACCCCAATGAGAGCCAGAACGTGGAGTCAATTTTCATGTGCCTGGCTTGCCGATTGAAGGCCCAGAAATCCCTGCTGTATCGTGATGCTGAGAGGCAGCAGGGGAAGGTGCAGAAACTGGAGTTCCCACAGGAAGCCAACAGTAAAACTTCCTGTCCCTGTTGA